A single window of Selenomonas sputigena DNA harbors:
- a CDS encoding SGNH/GDSL hydrolase family protein, translating to MHHLRRLRPLVPALIVPLILWATVIESDEALYAKAPLRAITETSMLHPLSFSPILVWEKNVNATHYEIEFFREQPAICYPDTASSEAVWRSDDVYASSYNPPLFLFAADLLGRAPLYWRVRALDFDGTPVSLFSAVMPLYTSAAVAPSVMTVPLPIAFSELTAPLLYPVYHWVRPYRAHAFEVALYAEDPTETPDAEPIDTMTTRLSEIYDQKPRIGSGFFYWRVRSLDEADEPASDWSPVLKFRNDPQDNWEIAVFGDSISHGGGHISYGPADHEFSWLSYLDFPAINLSMSGDTSVTMLERFEADVLPFHPRYLLILNGTNSLRAGVSAAEVIADLEELKARCLANGIRPIFLTLPPINPENIARAFDEPTADDWQTQFSLVNAFLRTEVHIDVAAAFSTHPLLPTELALDGLHEDVIGKQLIAQTVNRAWPETKQQADRLPAQ from the coding sequence TTGCATCACCTTCGCCGCCTGAGGCCTCTCGTGCCCGCACTCATCGTCCCTCTGATCCTTTGGGCGACCGTCATCGAAAGTGATGAAGCGCTCTATGCCAAGGCGCCGCTTCGCGCCATAACGGAGACGTCCATGCTGCATCCCTTGTCCTTCTCCCCCATTCTCGTGTGGGAGAAGAACGTCAACGCCACGCACTACGAAATCGAATTCTTCCGCGAACAGCCTGCCATTTGCTATCCCGATACGGCGTCCTCCGAAGCCGTCTGGCGCTCCGATGACGTCTATGCGAGCAGTTACAACCCGCCGCTCTTCCTCTTCGCTGCCGATCTCTTGGGGCGCGCGCCGCTCTATTGGCGCGTGCGCGCCCTCGACTTCGACGGCACGCCCGTGTCGCTTTTCAGTGCCGTCATGCCGCTCTACACGAGCGCCGCCGTCGCGCCGAGCGTCATGACCGTGCCACTTCCCATCGCCTTCTCCGAGCTCACAGCGCCTCTTCTCTATCCCGTCTACCATTGGGTGCGCCCCTATCGTGCGCATGCCTTCGAGGTCGCACTCTACGCAGAAGATCCGACGGAAACCCCCGACGCCGAGCCGATCGACACGATGACGACGCGGCTTTCTGAAATCTACGACCAGAAGCCCCGCATCGGCTCCGGATTCTTCTACTGGCGCGTGCGTTCGCTCGACGAGGCAGACGAACCCGCAAGCGACTGGTCTCCCGTGCTGAAGTTCCGCAACGACCCCCAAGACAACTGGGAAATCGCTGTTTTCGGCGACAGCATCAGCCACGGCGGCGGTCATATCTCCTACGGGCCCGCCGACCACGAATTCAGCTGGCTCTCCTATCTCGACTTTCCTGCCATCAACCTCTCGATGAGCGGCGATACGAGCGTGACAATGCTCGAACGCTTCGAAGCGGACGTCCTGCCCTTCCATCCGCGCTACCTGCTTATCCTGAATGGCACGAACAGCCTGCGTGCGGGCGTCAGCGCCGCCGAGGTCATCGCCGACCTTGAAGAACTCAAGGCACGCTGCCTCGCGAACGGCATCCGCCCCATCTTCCTCACGCTGCCGCCGATCAACCCCGAGAACATCGCACGCGCCTTTGACGAGCCGACGGCGGATGACTGGCAGACGCAGTTCTCCCTCGTCAACGCCTTCCTGCGCACCGAGGTGCACATCGATGTGGCGGCGGCATTCTCCACCCATCCCCTGCTGCCGACGGAACTGGCTCTGGACGGACTGCACGAGGACGTGATCGGAAAGCAGCTCATCGCCCAGACGGTCAACCGCGCCTGGCCGGAAACGAAGCAGCAAGCTGACCGACTTCCCGCGCAGTAG
- a CDS encoding FprA family A-type flavoprotein: MQAIEIKKGIYWVGAIDWSMRSFHGYETGRGSSYNAYLILDEKITLIDTVKEPFRDELISRISSVIDPAKIDIIVSNHVEPDHSGSIPAMMKLCPKAEIYTSDPNGFKGLTAHYGDLPYHGVKAGDTLSLGKRTLTFVPTPMLHWPDSMVTYCPEEKILFSNDAFGQHLAASKLFDDEVDFAVLMEEAKKYYANILMLYGRQAQTALKALAGIDIEMIATGHGRLWRSHIPDILAAYQKWSTGELEDKAVVVFDSMWHSTEKMARAIAEAFAEKGLPTQFYDIKKTHMSDIVVDVLTSRYLAVGSPTINNQMMPTIAGFLCYLKGLAPKGREAFAFGSYGWGGQSIKLVEDELKAAGCNICLAMIRIANVPSKEQLDEVREKVKGIEIK, from the coding sequence ATGCAGGCAATCGAAATCAAGAAAGGCATCTACTGGGTCGGCGCCATCGACTGGTCGATGCGCAGTTTTCACGGCTACGAGACGGGACGCGGTTCAAGCTACAATGCCTACCTCATCCTCGACGAGAAAATCACGCTGATCGACACGGTGAAAGAACCGTTCCGTGATGAGCTGATTTCACGCATCTCCTCCGTCATCGACCCCGCCAAGATCGACATCATCGTCTCGAACCATGTCGAGCCCGATCACTCCGGCTCTATCCCTGCGATGATGAAGCTTTGCCCCAAGGCGGAAATCTATACGAGCGATCCCAACGGCTTCAAGGGATTGACCGCCCACTACGGCGATCTTCCCTACCACGGCGTCAAGGCGGGTGACACACTGAGCCTCGGCAAGCGCACGCTCACGTTCGTGCCGACGCCCATGCTCCACTGGCCCGACAGCATGGTCACCTACTGCCCCGAAGAGAAGATTCTCTTCTCGAACGACGCTTTCGGTCAGCACCTTGCCGCTTCCAAGCTCTTCGACGATGAAGTGGACTTCGCCGTACTCATGGAAGAGGCGAAAAAGTACTATGCGAACATCCTCATGCTCTACGGACGCCAGGCGCAGACGGCCTTGAAAGCGCTCGCAGGGATCGACATCGAGATGATCGCCACAGGACACGGCCGACTCTGGCGCTCCCATATCCCCGACATTCTCGCCGCCTACCAGAAGTGGAGTACGGGCGAGCTGGAAGATAAGGCCGTCGTCGTCTTCGACTCCATGTGGCATTCGACGGAAAAGATGGCGCGCGCCATCGCCGAGGCCTTCGCTGAAAAGGGTCTGCCCACGCAGTTCTATGACATCAAGAAGACACATATGTCCGACATCGTCGTCGACGTCCTCACGAGCCGCTACCTTGCCGTCGGCTCGCCGACCATCAACAACCAGATGATGCCGACCATCGCGGGCTTCCTCTGCTACCTCAAGGGACTCGCGCCAAAGGGACGCGAAGCCTTCGCCTTCGGCTCTTACGGCTGGGGCGGCCAGAGCATCAAGCTCGTCGAAGACGAGCTCAAGGCCGCCGGCTGCAACATCTGCCTCGCCATGATCCGCATCGCGAACGTGCCGAGCAAAGAGCAGCTCGATGAAGTCCGCGAGAAGGTCAAGGGAATTGAGATAAAATAA
- the nifJ gene encoding pyruvate:ferredoxin (flavodoxin) oxidoreductase codes for MSKKMKTMDGNTAAGYISYAFTDVAAIYPITPSSPMAEHVDALAAKGTKNIFGQKVRVIEMQSEAGAAGAVHGSLQAGALTTTYTASQGFLLMIPNLYKIAGELLPGVFHVSARALATSSLNIFGDQRDVMAARQTGCAMLCEASVQEVMDLAAVAHLVAIKGRVPFINFFDGFRTSHEIQKIEVIDFDDLAKLLDWDAVKEFRARALNPNHPVIRGTAQNPDIYFQSQEAANKYYEALPELVEEAMADLAKITGREHHLFDYHGAKDAERIIIAMGSICQTAGEAVDYLNSKGEKVGLLSVHLYRPFSLEHFFKYLPKTVKKIAVLDRTKEPGAIGEPLYLDVKAAFYNSDMNPVIVGGRYGLGGKDTTPDHVLSVYEELKKDDPKHGFTIAIDDDVTHTSLAEYPEDVDLTPEGTTACKFWGLGSDGTVGANKSAIKIIGDKTDMYAQAYFAYDSKKSGGITMSHLRFGKSPINSPYLIHNANFISCSQQSYVTKYDLLAGLKRGGKFLLNTVWSEEDLSKHLPAYMKRYIAKNDIEFYTVNAVEIAKELGLGGRFNMVMQSAFFKLANIIPIETAVKYLKDAVVTSYGKKGQKIVDMNNGAIDKGIEALHRVNVPADWANAEDEKEEAHEIPAFITGVQNVMNRQEGDRLKVSQFAEEMVDGTFPVGGAAYEKRGTAINVPVWNAEKCIGCNQCSYVCPHATIRPVLTTDAEKDAAPAGFPWKKSKAIKDYNFTIAVSTMDCLGCGNCAQVCPAKALDMKPLDDDLKAQQVYFDYGVDAKKVAPKKNPMKKDTVIGSQFEKPLLEFSGACAGCGETPYAKLLTQLFGDRMMISNATGCSSIWGGSAPAMPYTKNEKGYGPAWANSLFEDNAEFGLGMFLGVRAIRDRVAADVDAALTDGKGSADLQAALKDWKDNMAEGEGTRERADKLTELLEKEKGTDELLNKIYDERDYFVKRSQWIFGGDGWAYDIGYGGVDHVLASGEDVNIFVFDTEVYSNTGGQASKSTPAAAIAEFAATGKRTKKKDLGMMAMSYGYVYVAQVNMGADHNQVLKAIKEAEAYKGPSLIIAYSPCINHGIRIGMGCSQEEGKRANACGYWANYRFNPTLVGTDKNPFTLDSKEPDFSKFQEFLQGEVRYASLKRSFPEAADALFEKTESDAKMRLAGYKKLAGK; via the coding sequence ATGAGCAAAAAAATGAAGACCATGGACGGCAACACGGCTGCGGGATATATTTCCTACGCATTCACCGATGTTGCGGCCATCTACCCGATCACGCCGTCCTCGCCGATGGCGGAGCATGTCGACGCTCTGGCGGCGAAGGGAACGAAGAACATCTTCGGTCAGAAGGTGCGCGTCATCGAGATGCAGTCCGAGGCAGGCGCTGCAGGCGCTGTGCACGGTTCTTTGCAGGCAGGCGCCCTGACGACGACGTACACGGCTTCGCAGGGCTTCCTGCTGATGATCCCGAACCTCTACAAGATTGCCGGCGAGCTCCTTCCCGGTGTCTTCCATGTGAGCGCCCGTGCTCTGGCGACTTCCTCCCTCAATATTTTCGGCGATCAGCGCGATGTTATGGCAGCGCGTCAGACGGGCTGTGCGATGCTGTGTGAGGCGAGCGTGCAGGAGGTCATGGATCTCGCCGCTGTCGCGCATCTCGTCGCCATCAAGGGCCGCGTGCCTTTCATCAACTTCTTCGACGGTTTCCGCACGTCGCATGAGATTCAGAAGATCGAAGTCATCGACTTTGACGATCTTGCGAAACTCCTCGACTGGGATGCGGTCAAGGAGTTCCGTGCACGCGCACTGAACCCGAATCATCCGGTCATCCGCGGTACGGCGCAGAACCCGGATATCTACTTCCAGTCGCAGGAAGCCGCCAACAAGTACTATGAAGCGCTGCCTGAGCTTGTCGAGGAAGCCATGGCAGATCTCGCGAAGATCACGGGCCGCGAGCACCATCTCTTCGACTATCATGGTGCAAAGGATGCCGAGCGCATCATCATCGCCATGGGCTCGATCTGTCAGACGGCCGGCGAAGCCGTGGATTATCTCAATTCCAAGGGTGAAAAGGTCGGCCTTCTTTCCGTGCATCTCTATCGTCCGTTCTCGCTCGAACATTTCTTCAAGTATCTGCCGAAGACGGTCAAGAAGATCGCCGTCCTCGACCGCACGAAGGAGCCGGGCGCGATCGGCGAGCCGCTCTACCTCGATGTCAAGGCGGCATTCTACAACTCCGACATGAACCCTGTCATCGTCGGCGGCCGCTATGGTCTCGGCGGCAAGGACACGACGCCCGATCATGTCCTCTCGGTCTACGAGGAACTCAAGAAGGACGATCCGAAGCACGGCTTCACGATTGCCATCGACGATGATGTCACGCATACGTCGCTCGCTGAGTATCCCGAGGACGTCGATCTCACGCCGGAAGGCACGACGGCCTGCAAGTTCTGGGGTCTTGGCTCGGACGGCACGGTCGGCGCGAACAAGAGTGCCATCAAGATCATCGGCGACAAGACCGACATGTATGCGCAGGCGTATTTCGCCTATGACTCGAAGAAGTCGGGCGGCATCACGATGTCGCATCTGCGCTTCGGCAAGTCTCCGATCAATTCGCCGTACCTCATTCATAACGCGAACTTCATCTCGTGTTCGCAGCAGTCGTATGTGACGAAGTACGATCTCCTCGCAGGTCTCAAGCGCGGCGGCAAATTCCTGCTCAACACGGTCTGGAGCGAGGAGGATCTCTCGAAGCACCTGCCCGCCTACATGAAGCGCTACATCGCGAAGAACGACATCGAGTTCTACACGGTCAACGCTGTGGAAATTGCCAAGGAACTCGGCCTTGGTGGTCGCTTCAACATGGTCATGCAGTCCGCGTTCTTCAAGCTCGCGAACATCATTCCGATTGAAACGGCTGTCAAATACCTCAAGGATGCTGTCGTCACATCGTATGGCAAGAAGGGTCAAAAGATCGTCGACATGAACAATGGCGCCATCGACAAGGGCATCGAGGCTCTGCATCGCGTCAATGTTCCTGCGGACTGGGCGAATGCCGAGGACGAGAAGGAAGAGGCACATGAGATTCCGGCGTTCATCACGGGCGTTCAGAATGTCATGAACCGTCAGGAAGGCGACCGCCTCAAGGTTTCGCAGTTCGCTGAGGAAATGGTCGACGGCACGTTCCCTGTCGGCGGCGCGGCTTACGAGAAGCGCGGCACGGCGATCAATGTTCCCGTATGGAATGCCGAAAAGTGTATCGGCTGCAATCAGTGCTCGTACGTCTGCCCGCATGCGACGATCCGGCCCGTACTCACGACGGACGCGGAGAAGGATGCGGCCCCCGCTGGCTTCCCGTGGAAGAAGTCCAAGGCGATCAAGGACTACAACTTCACGATCGCCGTCTCCACGATGGACTGCCTCGGCTGCGGCAACTGTGCACAGGTCTGCCCGGCGAAGGCTCTCGACATGAAGCCGCTCGACGACGACCTCAAGGCGCAGCAGGTCTACTTCGATTACGGCGTCGACGCGAAGAAGGTCGCACCGAAGAAGAACCCGATGAAGAAGGACACGGTCATCGGCTCGCAGTTCGAGAAGCCGCTGCTCGAATTCTCGGGCGCTTGCGCAGGCTGCGGCGAGACGCCGTACGCGAAGCTCCTCACGCAGCTCTTCGGCGACCGCATGATGATCTCGAATGCTACGGGCTGCTCGTCGATCTGGGGCGGCAGCGCGCCGGCGATGCCGTACACGAAGAACGAGAAGGGCTATGGCCCGGCTTGGGCGAACTCCCTCTTCGAGGACAACGCAGAGTTCGGTCTCGGCATGTTCCTCGGCGTTCGTGCGATCCGCGACCGCGTTGCGGCAGATGTCGATGCGGCTCTTACAGATGGCAAGGGAAGCGCAGACCTCCAGGCTGCTTTGAAGGACTGGAAGGACAACATGGCCGAGGGCGAGGGCACGCGCGAGCGCGCTGACAAGCTGACGGAACTTCTCGAAAAGGAGAAGGGCACGGACGAGCTTCTGAACAAGATTTACGATGAGCGCGACTACTTCGTGAAGCGTTCGCAGTGGATCTTCGGCGGCGACGGCTGGGCTTACGATATCGGCTACGGCGGCGTCGACCATGTGCTCGCTTCGGGCGAGGATGTCAACATCTTCGTGTTCGATACGGAAGTCTACTCCAATACGGGCGGTCAGGCTTCGAAGTCCACGCCGGCGGCTGCGATCGCAGAGTTCGCTGCGACGGGCAAGAGGACGAAGAAGAAGGATCTCGGCATGATGGCGATGTCCTACGGCTACGTCTACGTCGCGCAGGTCAACATGGGCGCCGACCACAACCAGGTCTTGAAGGCGATCAAGGAAGCCGAGGCTTATAAAGGACCGTCGCTCATCATCGCCTATTCGCCGTGCATCAACCATGGCATCCGCATCGGCATGGGCTGCAGCCAGGAAGAAGGCAAGCGCGCCAATGCCTGCGGCTACTGGGCGAACTATCGCTTCAACCCGACGCTCGTCGGCACGGACAAGAATCCGTTCACGCTCGACTCGAAGGAGCCGGATTTCAGCAAGTTCCAGGAATTCCTGCAGGGCGAAGTCCGCTATGCTTCCTTGAAGCGCAGCTTCCCCGAAGCTGCCGACGCACTCTTCGAGAAGACGGAGAGCGATGCCAAGATGAGGCTCGCAGGCTACAAGAAGCTCGCCGGCAAGTAA
- a CDS encoding OadG family transporter subunit, protein MSQPVTTNPLIIMLINMTVVFIVLISLSLLIRLIHAVDPTRKKETPVSVAAPAAAPIAAPEPVRAPEPEGLSAEVVAAIAAAVTLAGFSAGAIRTIRPLARDGWKNSGRALR, encoded by the coding sequence ATGTCACAGCCAGTAACAACGAATCCTTTGATCATCATGCTGATCAACATGACCGTCGTATTCATCGTCTTGATTTCACTGAGTCTCCTGATTCGGCTGATCCATGCCGTTGATCCGACGCGCAAGAAGGAAACGCCGGTTTCCGTCGCAGCTCCCGCAGCAGCACCGATTGCCGCGCCGGAGCCTGTGCGCGCTCCCGAGCCGGAAGGCCTTTCGGCGGAGGTTGTCGCGGCGATTGCGGCGGCCGTCACGCTCGCGGGATTTTCGGCAGGCGCGATCCGCACGATCCGCCCGCTGGCGCGCGATGGCTGGAAGAACTCCGGCCGCGCCCTGCGCTAG
- a CDS encoding sodium ion-translocating decarboxylase subunit beta: protein MEFLNAFIVSLQAVWAGSGFSHFTMGNGIMILVGLVLLYLAFAKEFEPLLLGPIAFGCILANFPETGFFAEEMNVMKAINFGITYEIFPPLIFLGIGAMTDFGPLIANPNTLLLGAAAQIGVFVALGLAMVCGFSVEESAAIGIIGGADGPTSIYLATKLAPNLLGAIAVAAYSYMSLVPLIQPPIMKLFTTKTEREVVMEQLRDVTKFEKVIFPLVATIFISLLLPSIAALLGMLMLGNLFRESGVTDRLSDTAQNSLCNIITIFLATGTGMTMSAEHFLTRDTLLIIMLGLVAFIGGTAGGVIFGKIMYVVSGHKVNPLIGSAGVSAVPMAARVSQVVGAKSRPGNFLLMHAMGPNVAGVIGTAVAAGTMLAMLGR, encoded by the coding sequence ATGGAATTCCTCAATGCTTTTATCGTATCGCTGCAGGCCGTCTGGGCAGGATCGGGCTTTTCCCACTTCACGATGGGCAACGGCATCATGATTCTCGTCGGACTCGTGCTTCTTTATCTGGCCTTTGCCAAGGAGTTCGAGCCGCTGCTCCTTGGCCCGATCGCTTTCGGCTGTATCTTGGCGAATTTTCCGGAGACGGGCTTCTTCGCTGAAGAGATGAACGTCATGAAGGCAATCAACTTCGGCATCACCTACGAAATCTTTCCGCCGCTGATCTTCCTCGGCATCGGCGCGATGACGGACTTCGGCCCTCTGATCGCCAATCCGAACACGCTCCTCTTGGGAGCGGCGGCGCAGATCGGCGTCTTCGTAGCACTCGGGCTCGCCATGGTCTGCGGCTTCTCCGTCGAAGAATCCGCCGCCATCGGCATCATCGGCGGCGCCGATGGACCGACGTCCATCTATCTGGCGACGAAGCTCGCGCCGAATCTCTTGGGGGCGATCGCTGTCGCAGCGTACTCCTACATGTCGCTCGTGCCGCTCATTCAGCCGCCCATCATGAAGCTCTTCACGACGAAGACGGAGCGCGAGGTCGTCATGGAGCAGCTGCGTGACGTAACGAAGTTCGAGAAGGTCATCTTCCCGCTCGTCGCGACCATCTTCATCAGCTTGCTGCTGCCGTCGATCGCAGCGCTTTTGGGCATGCTCATGCTCGGCAACCTCTTCCGTGAATCGGGCGTCACCGACCGCCTTTCGGATACGGCGCAGAACTCACTGTGCAACATTATCACGATTTTTCTCGCCACGGGCACGGGCATGACGATGTCGGCGGAGCACTTCCTCACGCGCGACACGCTGCTCATCATCATGCTCGGACTCGTCGCTTTCATCGGCGGCACGGCGGGCGGCGTCATCTTTGGCAAGATCATGTACGTCGTTTCGGGTCACAAGGTCAATCCGCTGATCGGCTCCGCCGGCGTTTCCGCCGTGCCGATGGCAGCGCGCGTCAGCCAGGTCGTCGGCGCGAAGTCACGGCCCGGCAACTTCCTCCTCATGCACGCCATGGGACCGAACGTAGCCGGCGTCATCGGCACCGCCGTCGCCGCAGGCACGATGCTCGCGATGCTCGGACGGTAA
- a CDS encoding ABC transporter ATP-binding protein codes for MLEALKMIWHFAGKERGNLNKSLALGVIYALFHILQITAIYIVLQALVEGRVTAEAALSSLGLLALSVTGRAVAHYFSQLQRVHAGYFMVAQKRIAIGDKLKAVPMGYFDESSRGELTGVATTVLNDVENTAPRLLVTLLSGFLNTLILMLMLLFWQWRIGVLFILGVLCYLLVTSSVEKKSRSLAPKRQKAQAKLVEAVLEQIEGMPVIKAFNLRGKGDTRVREALDESRAANLAIERIFTPYAIAQETTLRLFSVLIMFVALFSYEAGTMDLLTALMGLVLSFLIFSQIESTGSMLMILRVVTSSIEQAERAADLPQMDSGGTDIEPEHHDVSFEHVDFFYGTRKILDDVSLAIPERALTAIVGPSGSGKTTLCHLIARFWDVADGSIKVGGHDVRDYTLESLMRQISIVFQNVYLFRDTIENNIRFGKPTATHEEVVAAAREACCHDFIEALPEGYDTVIGDGGASLSGGERQRISIARAILKDAPIIIFDEATANVDPENEDRLQKAMESLTKGKTVIMIAHRLNTVRNARQIIVVAEGRIVQRGTHEELLQERGIYADFIRARQAALGWKAARGETGV; via the coding sequence ATGCTTGAAGCGCTGAAGATGATTTGGCATTTTGCGGGAAAGGAGCGGGGAAACCTCAACAAGTCGCTCGCTCTGGGCGTTATTTACGCACTCTTCCACATCCTGCAGATCACGGCGATCTACATCGTCCTGCAGGCCTTGGTCGAAGGAAGGGTTACGGCGGAGGCGGCGCTTTCTTCTCTGGGGTTGCTCGCATTGAGCGTGACGGGCAGGGCAGTTGCCCATTATTTTTCGCAGCTGCAGCGCGTCCATGCCGGCTACTTCATGGTGGCACAAAAGCGCATCGCCATCGGCGACAAGCTCAAGGCGGTTCCCATGGGCTATTTTGACGAAAGCAGCAGAGGCGAGCTTACGGGTGTTGCGACGACGGTTCTGAACGATGTGGAGAACACGGCGCCGCGCCTCTTGGTCACCCTTTTGAGCGGCTTTTTGAATACGCTGATCCTCATGCTCATGCTGCTTTTCTGGCAGTGGCGCATCGGCGTGCTCTTTATTCTCGGCGTCCTCTGCTACTTGCTCGTGACCTCTTCGGTGGAAAAGAAGTCGCGCAGCCTTGCACCGAAGCGGCAGAAGGCGCAAGCGAAACTGGTCGAGGCGGTTCTCGAGCAGATCGAGGGAATGCCCGTCATCAAGGCGTTCAACCTGCGTGGCAAGGGCGATACACGCGTGCGTGAAGCCCTTGATGAGAGCCGTGCAGCGAATCTCGCTATCGAAAGGATCTTCACGCCGTACGCCATCGCGCAGGAGACGACGCTGCGCCTCTTCAGCGTCTTGATCATGTTCGTCGCCTTGTTTTCTTACGAGGCAGGTACGATGGATCTTCTGACAGCTCTCATGGGTTTGGTGCTCTCGTTTCTGATTTTCTCGCAGATTGAATCGACGGGAAGCATGCTGATGATTCTGCGCGTTGTGACAAGCTCCATCGAGCAGGCGGAGCGGGCGGCGGATCTGCCGCAGATGGATTCGGGCGGCACGGATATCGAGCCGGAGCATCACGATGTTTCCTTCGAACACGTCGACTTTTTCTACGGTACGCGAAAGATTCTTGATGATGTTTCATTGGCGATTCCTGAGCGCGCCTTGACGGCGATCGTCGGTCCGAGCGGCTCGGGCAAGACGACACTCTGCCATCTCATCGCACGCTTCTGGGATGTGGCGGACGGCAGCATCAAGGTCGGCGGACATGATGTGCGCGACTACACGCTCGAATCTTTGATGCGACAGATCAGCATCGTCTTCCAGAACGTCTATCTTTTCCGCGATACGATAGAAAACAACATCCGCTTCGGCAAGCCGACGGCAACGCACGAGGAAGTTGTCGCCGCTGCACGCGAGGCCTGCTGCCACGACTTCATCGAGGCGCTGCCCGAGGGCTACGATACTGTGATCGGAGACGGTGGCGCGAGCCTTTCGGGCGGTGAGCGCCAGCGCATTTCCATTGCGCGTGCCATCTTGAAGGACGCGCCGATCATCATCTTCGACGAGGCGACGGCGAATGTCGATCCCGAGAACGAAGACCGTCTGCAAAAGGCGATGGAATCGCTGACGAAAGGCAAGACGGTCATCATGATCGCACATCGGCTCAACACCGTGCGGAACGCGCGGCAGATTATCGTCGTCGCTGAGGGAAGGATCGTGCAGCGCGGCACGCATGAGGAACTTTTGCAAGAACGCGGTATCTACGCCGATTTCATCCGTGCGAGGCAGGCAGCGCTCGGCTGGAAGGCGGCGCGTGGGGAAACGGGCGTTTGA
- a CDS encoding ABC transporter ATP-binding protein gives MDAKSALLRLWELDEEEHGRLLFSIFLSVTAVLCGLVPYFVVSSLLAALLAGRGLQRDEVFLLCFAAFVGYLLRSILYAYALSVSHKAAFSILREVRWKILQKLPKLPLGTVTDLPVGEVKHIIVDQVESTERTLAHLLPELTANLVGPFCIFCYLLVLDWRMALLAIVSIPVGLFCLSFAMRDYKERFEASVAATETMNAAIVEYIGGIEVIKAFNQGAASYEKFSRSIAANAAYFYQWMKDCQFPISLAMTIAPTTLLTVLPGGWLLYMQDCMSMEVFVTAVILSLGVAGPLIEAMGFIDTVSQVGTVVASADKLLRAEEQHHGTSDVELLNAGIELTDVRFSYQDGKEVLHGVSLALAPHTLNAFVGQSGSGKTTLARLIAGYWDIDSGSLKIGGRESTDIPLAQLYDLVSFVAQDAYLFDDSIRENIRMGRPQASDEEVERAARAAGCEDFILRLAHGYDTRVGTGGSHVSGGERQRIAIARAVLKDAPIVVLDEATAYVDPENEAVLQRAVARLIAGKTVIIIAHRLSTITDADKIFLIEAGMVAASGTHEELLEKSTAYRAMWHAHVGAKDGDCHA, from the coding sequence ATGGATGCGAAAAGTGCTTTGCTGCGTCTGTGGGAGTTGGATGAAGAGGAGCATGGCAGGCTTCTCTTTTCGATTTTCCTTTCTGTTACGGCAGTGCTCTGCGGACTTGTGCCGTATTTCGTCGTATCGTCACTCCTCGCGGCGCTTCTGGCAGGACGGGGGCTGCAGAGAGATGAGGTTTTTCTGCTGTGCTTCGCCGCGTTCGTCGGCTATCTTCTGCGCAGCATCCTCTATGCGTACGCGCTTTCCGTCTCGCATAAGGCGGCGTTCTCCATTCTGCGCGAAGTTCGCTGGAAGATCCTGCAAAAACTGCCGAAGCTGCCGCTCGGCACGGTCACGGATCTGCCTGTCGGCGAGGTCAAGCACATCATCGTTGACCAGGTGGAGAGCACGGAGCGCACGCTCGCGCATCTTCTGCCCGAGTTGACGGCGAATCTCGTCGGCCCTTTCTGCATCTTCTGCTATCTGCTTGTGCTTGATTGGCGCATGGCGCTCCTGGCAATCGTTTCCATCCCCGTCGGGCTCTTTTGCCTGAGCTTCGCCATGCGCGATTACAAGGAGCGCTTCGAGGCGTCGGTGGCGGCGACGGAGACGATGAATGCCGCTATCGTCGAGTACATCGGCGGCATCGAGGTCATCAAGGCGTTCAACCAGGGCGCGGCGTCCTACGAGAAGTTCTCGCGCAGCATCGCGGCGAACGCTGCATATTTCTATCAGTGGATGAAGGACTGCCAATTTCCCATCTCCTTGGCGATGACGATCGCGCCGACGACACTGCTGACGGTTTTGCCCGGCGGCTGGCTTCTTTACATGCAGGACTGCATGAGCATGGAAGTGTTCGTGACGGCGGTGATTCTTTCTCTGGGAGTCGCAGGGCCGTTGATCGAGGCCATGGGGTTCATTGACACGGTGTCGCAGGTCGGGACAGTCGTCGCTTCGGCTGACAAGCTGCTGAGAGCGGAGGAGCAGCATCATGGCACATCGGATGTCGAGCTTCTCAATGCGGGCATCGAGCTTACGGATGTGCGCTTTTCTTACCAAGATGGCAAGGAAGTGCTGCATGGCGTGAGCCTTGCGCTTGCACCGCATACCTTGAACGCATTCGTCGGACAGAGCGGCAGCGGTAAGACGACGCTCGCACGCCTGATTGCCGGCTATTGGGATATAGATTCGGGCAGCTTGAAGATCGGCGGCAGGGAGAGTACGGATATTCCGCTCGCGCAGCTCTACGATCTCGTTTCCTTCGTTGCGCAGGACGCCTATCTCTTCGACGACAGCATTCGTGAGAACATTCGCATGGGCAGGCCGCAGGCCTCCGACGAGGAGGTCGAGCGCGCCGCGCGAGCTGCGGGATGCGAAGACTTCATCCTGCGGCTTGCGCATGGTTATGACACGCGCGTCGGCACGGGCGGCAGTCATGTATCGGGCGGCGAGCGTCAGCGCATCGCCATCGCGCGCGCCGTCTTGAAGGATGCGCCGATCGTCGTGCTCGACGAGGCGACTGCCTATGTCGATCCTGAGAACGAGGCGGTCCTGCAGCGGGCGGTCGCACGCCTCATCGCGGGGAAGACGGTCATCATCATCGCGCATCGGCTGTCGACGATTACGGACGCCGACAAGATCTTCCTCATAGAAGCGGGCATGGTTGCGGCGAGCGGCACGCACGAGGAGCTGCTTGAAAAGAGCACAGCGTATCGCGCGATGTGGCACGCGCATGTCGGAGCAAAGGATGGTGATTGCCATGCTTGA